One segment of Parvularcula sp. IMCC14364 DNA contains the following:
- the dksA gene encoding RNA polymerase-binding protein DksA encodes MSIAEVQEYRPSEDEPFMNERQVEYFRKKLNDWKEDILRESRDTLGQLQEDSLHMPDQADRASSETDKALELRTRDRQRKLISKIDSALRRINDGEYGFCEDTGEPISLRRLEARPIATLSLEAQERHERKEKVHRDD; translated from the coding sequence ATGTCAATTGCGGAGGTTCAGGAGTATCGTCCATCAGAAGACGAGCCGTTCATGAATGAGCGACAAGTCGAGTATTTCAGAAAAAAACTGAACGACTGGAAAGAGGATATTCTGCGCGAGAGCCGGGATACGCTCGGGCAGCTACAGGAAGATAGCCTGCATATGCCCGATCAGGCTGACAGAGCTTCCAGCGAAACTGACAAGGCGCTTGAATTGCGCACACGTGATCGCCAGCGAAAACTCATCTCAAAAATAGATTCGGCCCTGCGCCGCATTAATGATGGCGAATATGGTTTCTGCGAAGACACAGGTGAGCCGATATCTCTGCGACGCCTGGAAGCACGGCCTATTGCCACTTTATCGCTCGAAGCGCAGGAGCGCCACGAGCGTAAGGAAAAAGTACATCGCGACGACTGA